Proteins encoded in a region of the Pirellulaceae bacterium genome:
- a CDS encoding ABC transporter ATP-binding protein — MNEAQAILRLRNLTTRFKTDRGTVQAIDQVSFDLFPGETLGIVGESGCGKTVTSKSIMRLLPEHVTSFDEDSQVEFEGENLLKLSAGQMRRVRGNQIAMIFQEPMTALNPVFTIGWQMDEVLRYHTDFNRSQRQARCLEMLQLVEMPNPEKRLKEYPHQLSGGMRQRVMIAMALCCEPGVLIADEPTTALDVTIQAQILRLMNDLKRRIGTAILLITHDLGVVAQICDRVVVMYAGRVVETASVHDLFHRPQHPYTRALLTSIPKTDSQYYGKRLPTIEGIVPSLHALPQGCRFHDRCGYCQDLCRTEVPELEFLRPTQAVRCHFPLDEAI, encoded by the coding sequence ATGAATGAAGCTCAAGCCATTTTACGACTTCGTAATCTGACGACCCGATTTAAAACGGATCGCGGAACCGTGCAGGCGATTGATCAGGTTAGTTTCGACTTATTCCCCGGTGAGACGTTGGGGATCGTGGGCGAGAGTGGTTGTGGTAAGACGGTGACCAGCAAGTCGATCATGCGCTTGTTGCCAGAACACGTCACTTCGTTTGACGAAGATAGCCAAGTTGAATTTGAGGGCGAGAATTTACTCAAGCTATCCGCAGGCCAAATGCGTCGTGTTCGTGGAAATCAGATTGCGATGATTTTTCAAGAACCGATGACGGCGCTGAACCCCGTATTTACGATCGGTTGGCAGATGGATGAAGTGTTGCGTTATCACACGGACTTCAACCGATCGCAGCGGCAGGCGCGCTGTCTGGAAATGCTCCAATTGGTCGAAATGCCAAACCCTGAGAAACGGCTCAAGGAGTATCCTCATCAATTGTCGGGCGGTATGCGGCAACGTGTGATGATCGCCATGGCGCTCTGTTGTGAGCCGGGCGTGCTGATCGCGGATGAGCCCACGACCGCTTTGGATGTGACGATCCAAGCTCAAATCTTGCGACTGATGAATGATTTGAAAAGACGAATCGGTACCGCGATTTTACTGATTACCCATGATCTGGGAGTGGTCGCGCAAATCTGTGATCGAGTTGTGGTGATGTATGCGGGACGCGTTGTCGAAACGGCGTCCGTCCATGATCTGTTTCATCGGCCACAGCATCCCTATACGCGTGCGTTGTTGACTTCGATTCCGAAAACGGATTCCCAATATTACGGCAAACGATTGCCAACCATTGAGGGAATCGTGCCAAGTTTGCACGCGTTACCTCAGGGCTGCCGATTTCACGATCGGTGCGGCTATTGTCAGGACCTTTGTCGAACGGAGGTTCCCGAGCTGGAGTTCCTGCGTCCCACCCAGGCAGTTCGTTGTCATTTTCCACTCGATGAGGCGATTTGA